ACAAAGTAAGGAGCAATAATCATGACGCTTTACTACGTAGGTATTGATGGTGGCGGCACATCTTGCCGTGCTCGCATTCGTGATGACCAAGGCAAACTCATTGGTGAAGCGAAAAGTGGCAGTGCCAACATCCTTTTGGGTGTCGATGTTGCAATGAGTTCAATTGTTGATGCGATTACTAAAGCCGCACAACAAGGGCAACTCAACTCTAACGATTTTTCTAATATGCATGTTGGTTTGGCGCTAGCTGGTGCTGAACAGAAGTCAGCATGGCTCGACTTCATGGCACAAGCACACCCTTTCGCAAGTATGACACTCAATACAGACGCCTATGGTGCATGTATTGGTGCACATAATGGCCAAGACGGCGCGATCATGATTGGTGGTACAGGTTCATGTGGTATCTACCTAAACAACGGCGAACAACATGTGGTTGGCGGTCGTGAATTTCCAATTTCTGACCAAGGCGGCGGCGCAGTGATGGGCCTTCGTTTAATTCAGCAAGTTCTACTCGCTGAAGATGGTATTCGTAACAAAACCCCACTGACTCAACATGTTATGAATCATTTCAATAATGATGTTGATGCGATCGTGGCATGGTCAAAAGGCGCGATTCCAAAGGATTACGGTCAATTCTCACCCGTCATTTTTCAACTGGCAAATGAAGGCGATGAACTGGCTATCGAGATGCTTAAGCAGACTGCAGCCGATATCGAAATGTTTGTATTAGCACTTCATCGAAAAGGCGCTGACAAGGTGTGCTTAATGGGAAGTATCGCTGAGCGTATTCTCAACTGGCTATCACCACCTGTACAACAATGGATCGTTAAACCTCA
Above is a window of Vibrio atlanticus DNA encoding:
- a CDS encoding N-acetylglucosamine kinase is translated as MTLYYVGIDGGGTSCRARIRDDQGKLIGEAKSGSANILLGVDVAMSSIVDAITKAAQQGQLNSNDFSNMHVGLALAGAEQKSAWLDFMAQAHPFASMTLNTDAYGACIGAHNGQDGAIMIGGTGSCGIYLNNGEQHVVGGREFPISDQGGGAVMGLRLIQQVLLAEDGIRNKTPLTQHVMNHFNNDVDAIVAWSKGAIPKDYGQFSPVIFQLANEGDELAIEMLKQTAADIEMFVLALHRKGADKVCLMGSIAERILNWLSPPVQQWIVKPQFDAIEGALMFAGKPQHNLYQQA